From the genome of Synchiropus splendidus isolate RoL2022-P1 chromosome 17, RoL_Sspl_1.0, whole genome shotgun sequence, one region includes:
- the c2cd2l gene encoding phospholipid transfer protein C2CD2L, whose amino-acid sequence MEHPVLVLLFLASILVVLVWLVQYSLDAVRLWRCWRRKQSSLWTRRGLVLDLLRWPGRSRSEVGLKGLLTSLLSFKTFREEWLGSWLQALNQQAHGQQSSVQITFESGVKVAPSSSIDRVTCTSRSARGMVLLCQCRVDVVTFPVTVTQQSPVVVTMDIFQITVSPAVVEIQVCLEEMEGGGLLVTWSVSKPSSFCLRATPRKHLKKLKDIDTIQRLTEDALFSSQPALVLDLRPVVSRPGSFMDPAAAGDDRTKQRCLLIRMLRVTFSKGYRSRQGELCCVLNLHPPSTQKSTSFLPLPETDVELVWSEEISLSLSPESRELQVRLLERLGKREEFLPGHAAVDLNLQHKVPTTVTLLLGSGPGSPVKITAELVCTETDDVPSSLTPNKVGVNRTVMGDGTVVTRVTTVQPTLRPDHSSDPVADTAIRQLTECRFKTGARKTPTRRSTLIISGVAKVPLTDNDLMVSKDYAASMEEVLQLHRSGSGRQTEPGPTKTAALSGRPSLDDVDSDTGSTGVSETRSLKDHRAGFLPRAMWFRRRRGDTQTSISHSHEDVSNISSSSSCRKKSGSFSRRLIKRFSFRTSKKSEGRAGYEGKSAVEN is encoded by the exons ATGGAGCACCCGGTGCTGGTGCTCCTCTTCCTGGCCTCCATCCTCGTCGTCCTGGTCTGGCTCGTCCAGTATTCGCTGGACGCTGTCCGGCTCTGGcggtgctggaggaggaagcagtCGAGCCTCTGGACCcggagaggactggtgttggACCTGCTGCGGTGGCCTGGGCGAAGCAGGTCAGAAGTGGGCTTGAAAGGATTGTtgacctccctcctctccttcaaGACCTTCAGGGAGGAGTGGCTGGGGAGCTGGCTCCAGGCTCTGAACCAACAGGCCCATGGTCAACAG AGCTCCGTCCAGATCACTTTTGAAAGCGGCGTGAAGGTGGCGCCCTCCTCGAGCATCGACAGGGTGACCTGCACCAGCCGATCGGCTCGTGGCATG GTTCTTCTGTGTCAGTGTCGTGTCGATGTGGTGACGTTCCCTGTGACGGTCACTCAGCAGTCGCCGGTGGTCGTGACCATGGACATCTTTCAGATCACTGTCTCACCTGCTGTTGTGGAG ATTCAGGTGTGtctggaagagatggagggcGGTGGCCTGCTGGTGACCTGGTCTGTTTCGAAGCCGTCGTCTTTCTGTCTCAGAGCAACTCCTCGCAAACATCTGAAGAAG CTGAAAGACATTGACACGATCCAGCGTCTCACAGAAGACGCCCTGTTCAGCTCTCAGCCTGCGCTGGTTCTGGACCTTCGGCCTGTCGTGTCCCGTCCTGGA AGCTTTAtggatccagcagcagcaggggatGACCGCACAAAGCAACGTTGCTTACTCATCCGGATGCTCCGAGTGACCTTCAGTAAAG GCTACAGGTCCAGACAAGGAGAACTCTGCTGCGTCCTGAACCTTCACCCTCCATCCACCCAGAAGAGCACAAGCTTCCTGCCGCTTCCAGAGACCGACGTGGAGCTGGTGTGGAGCGAGGAAATCTCACT GTCCCTGAGTCCAGAATCCAGGGAACTTCAGGTCAGACTGTTGGAGCGACTGGGCAAAAGAGAAG AGTTCCTTCCTGGTCATGCTGCTGTGGACTTGAACCTCCAGCACAAAGTCCCCACCACTGTGACTCTGCTCCTGGGGTCAGGACCTGGCTCCCCTGTGAAAATCACTGCTGAG ctggTGTGTACAGAGACAGATGATGTCCCTTCCTCTCTAACACCTAACAAAGTGGGTGTGAACCGGACCGTCATGGGGGACGGGACGGTTGTAACCAGGGTGACCACCGTACAGCCCACGCTGAGGCCGGACCACAGCTCTG ATCCAGTCGCAGACACGGCCATTCGTCAGCTGACGGAGTGCAGATTCAAGACGGGTGCGAGGAAAACCCCAACCAGGAGGAGCACACTCATAATCTCTGGCGTGGCGAAG GTTCCTCTCACAGACAATGACCTGATGGTGTCCAAAGACTACGCAGCCTCAATGGAAgaagttctgcagctccatcgATCAGGGTCGGGTCGTCAAACAGAACCTGGCCCAACTAAAACTGCTGCTCTTTCTGGGCGTCCATCATTGGACGATGTGGACTCGGATACTGGTTCGACTGGAGTTTCAGAAACCAGAAGCCTCAAAGACCATCGAG CCGGATTCCTGCCGAGGGCAATGTGGTTCCGCAGAAGACGCGGGGACACGCAGACGAGTATCAGTCACTCTCATGAAGACGTCTCCAACATCAGCAGCTCTTCCAGCTGCAGGAAGAAGTCGGGGAGTTTCTCCAGACGGCTCATCAAGCGATTCTCCTTCCGAACCTCAAAAAAGTCTGAAGGCAGAGCGGGATATGAAGGGAAGAGCGCAGTGGAAAActga
- the LOC128748734 gene encoding histone H2AX, whose protein sequence is MSGRGKSGGKVRAKAKTRSSRAGLQFPVGRVHRLLRKGNYAERVGAGAPVYLAAVLEYLTAEILELAGNAARDNKKTRIIPRHLQLAVRNDEELNKLLGGVTIAQGGVLPNIQAVLLPKKSGQAAPSSGGKAGKKASSQSQEY, encoded by the coding sequence ATGTCTGGAAGAGGGAAGTCCGGAGGGAAAGTCCGCGCCAAGGCCAAGACCCGCAGCTCCAGGGCGGGACTACAGTTCCCAGTCGGCCGCGTCCACCGTCTCCTGCGCAAGGGGAACTACGCGGAGCGCGTGGGCGCCGGAGCCCCGGTGTACCTGGCGGCCGTGCTCGAGTACCTCACCGCTGAGATCCTGGAGTTGGCAGGGAACGCCGCGCGCGACAACAAGAAGACGCGTATCATCCCTCGCCACCTCCAGCTGGCGGTGAGAAACGACGAGGAGCTGAACAAGCTGCTGGGCGGGGTGACCATCGCGCAGGGCGGCGTGCTGCCCAACATCCAAGCCGTGCTGCTGCCCAAGAAGAGCGGCCAGGCGGCGCCAAGCTCCGGCGGGAAGGCGGGGAAGAAGGCCTCGTCTCAGTCCCAGGAGTACTAG
- the phldb1a gene encoding pleckstrin homology-like domain family B member 1, whose amino-acid sequence MSSKSQTVPTSISEVSEDAEQLLDYHRRQREERLRDQETQKLECQRLETILSLCAGYHKDGADALRNRVFGGAAETRLTPFRPAVGGVRVGGPIHSERRLDEKNSPHRTRIFTPDGNQQEQKETGSTVFQSDNSARWREISALNTQLDQQNHHRISKEAALQCPPEKQVTELDNSSQSKVQTVPETEDVLHISEQDLLGSPPHSAPCGHPVGLQEEYLLLSDVYQMFGSSAPARPCSSEDYITVSQLSQIFGPLSFSPSSSATLQLDSSCSPSTRCDSDSQEPELTGPAVPPLNLERWYQDIMAACEPPPLPAKSFSSRRQFQMSKSGLEVGMTVTEAPTLEKSSSAMGSPLSLAETDLLEPSSRSSLQSNDLTTVFDGAAPPGGVRGYDTVSLESSDSLETSVSARHCCLPERSERAEETVKILEQVQTREEVQVHWLVLEMERRRREEAERRLQEDSQHVERLVEEEVKLRERNISHAETRPMTRYLPNLKQEFDLRAHVESSGHDVDTCPFIILTEKKCKGHLVKMGGKIKSWKKRWFVFDRLKRNFCYYADKNENRMKGLIYFQAIEEVYYDHLRSATKSPNPSLTFCVKTHERLYFLVAPSAEAMRIWMDVIVTGAEGYTQFLS is encoded by the exons ATGTCATCAAAATCCCAGACCGTCCCGACAAGCATCAGCGAGGTCAGTGAAGAcgcggagcagctgctggattATCACCGTCGCCAGCGGGAAGAACGGCTGCGGGACCAAGAGACTCAGAAGCTG GAATGCCAGCGACTGGAGACCATCCTGAGCCTCTGTGCCGGATACCACAAAGACGGGGCTGATGCGTTGAGGAACCGAGTATTTGGGGGTGCAGCAGAGACCCGCCTGACTCCGTTCAGACCTGCTGTTGGGGGAGTCAGGGTCGGGGGGCCAATCCACTCTGAGAGGAGACTTGATGAGAAGAACAGTCCCCACAGGACCAGGATCTTCACTCCAGATGGGAACCAACAG gagcagaaggagaCTGGAAGCACGGTGTTCCAGTCTGACAACAGCGCCCGCTGGAGGGAG ATATCTGCTCTGAACACTCAACTGGACCAGCAGAACCACCACAGAATCAGCAAAGAGGCAGCTCTCCAGTGCCCCCCAGAG AAGCAGGTCACTGAGCTGGACAATTCCAGTCAGTCAAAGGTTCAAACAGTtccggagacagag GACGTTCTTCACATCAGTGAGCAAGACCTCCTGGGGAGCCCCcctcacagcgccccctgcggTCATCCTGTCGGACTGCAGGAG GAGTATCTGCTGCTGTCTGACGTCTATCAGATGTTTGGCTCTTCTGCCCCTGCTCGCCCCTGTTCTTCTGAG GACTACATCACAGTCAGTCAGCTGAGTCAGATCTTTGGGCCTCTGAGCTTCTCGCCTTCTTCCTCAGCAACGCTCCAGCTGGACTCGTCCTGCAGCCCCTCGACTCGCTGTGACTCAGACTCTCAGGAG CCTGAGTTGACTGGACCTGCAGTTCCCCCCCTGAACCTGGAGCGTTGGTACCAGGACATCATGGCTGCCTGCGAGCCGCCTCCTCTTCCAGCCAAAAGCTTTTCTTCTCGCCGTCAG TTCCAGATGTCCAAATCAGGCCTGGAAGTGGGCATGACTGTGACTGAAGCACCCACATTGGAAAAGAGCAGCTCTGCTATG GGTTCACCGCTGAGCTTGGCTGAGACTGATCTTCTAGAGCCGAGCTCCCGGAGCAGCCTGCAGAGCAACG ATCTCACCACGGTGTTCGATGGTGCAGCGCCGCCCGGTGGGGTGAGGGGGTACGACACCGTGAGCCTGGAGAGTTCAGACAGTCTGGAGACCAGTGTGTCGGCCCGACACTGCTGTCTCCCTGAGAG GTCTGAGAGGGCGGAGGAGACCGTGAAGATCCTGGAGCAGGTTCAGACTCGA GAGGAGGTTCAGGTTCACTGGCTGGTGTTGGAGATGGAGcgcaggaggagagaagaggcgGAGAGGAGGCTGCAGGAGGACAGCCAACATGTAGAGaggctggtggaggaggaggtgaagctgaGGGAGAGGAACATCAGCCATGCTGAG ACTCGTCCGATGACTCGTTACCTGCCAAACCTGAAGCAAGAGTTTGACCTGCGAGCTCACGTGGAGTCGTCGGGTCACGACGTGGACACGTGTCCCTTCATCATTCTCACAGAGAAGAAATGCAAAGGTCACCTGGTGAAAATGGGCGGCAAGATCAAGTCCTGGAAGAAGCGCTGGTTTGTGTTTGACCGACTCAAAAGGAACTTCTGCTACTATGCAG ACAAAAATGAGAACAGAATGAAAGGCCTCATCTACTTCCAGGCCATTGAGGAAGTTTACTACGATCACCTCCGCAGCGCCACCAAG AGTCCTAACCCGTCTTTGACCTTCTGCGTGAAAACCCATGAGCGACTTTACTTCCTGGTGGCACCGTCGGCCGAGGCCATGAGGATCTGGATGGACGTCATCGTGACAGGGGCCGAGGGATACACTCAGTTCCTCAGCTGA